The following coding sequences lie in one Musa acuminata AAA Group cultivar baxijiao chromosome BXJ3-1, Cavendish_Baxijiao_AAA, whole genome shotgun sequence genomic window:
- the LOC103992684 gene encoding cyclin-dependent kinase inhibitor 4 has product MTKAPGSGMAKYARQVRISGEAAVADAAHQQSSFGVHTRAKTLALKRLQESSPAEAYSYLQLRNRRLQKHLPAPSSVRSRPAAKNTLSANPNSGPTPKFSSNPPAGMGESPVNSDSAGSVSMRNRCLKKAKASSEAAVAVPEASSKDDAGSEASFGENVLELEASRSARESTPCSLTRNSDTIGSPGSTTRPTKFTVSSKRQASPIVPTDPEMEELFAGPEQLQQSRFIERYNFDVAKDQPLPGRYEWVKLDS; this is encoded by the exons ATGACGAAAGCTCCGGGTTCGGGGATGGCGAAGTACGCGAGGCAGGTCAGGATTAGCGGGGAGGCGGCGGTTGCGGACGCCGCCCACCAGCAGTCCTCCTTTGGGGTTCACACCAGGGCCAAAACTCTGGCACTCAAGCGCCTCCAGGAGTCCTCGCCGGCGGAAGCCTACTCCTACCTCCAGCTCCGGAACCGCCGCCTCCAAAAGCACCTCCCCGCCCCCTCCTCCGTTAGGTCTAGGCCCGCTGCCAAGAACACGCTGAGCGCTAACCCTAATTCCGGCCCTACCCCCAAGTTCAGCAGCAATCCGCCAGCAGGAATGGGGGAGAGTCCAGTGAATTCGGACTCCGCGGGGTCGGTGTCCATGAGGAATCGCTGCTTAAAGAAGGCAAAGGCGTCGTCAGAGGCGGCGGTGGCTGTTCCGGAAGCCTCATCTAAGGATGATGCTGGTTCGGAAGCTTCCTTTGGGGAAAATGTTCTTGAGCTCGAGGCAAGCAG GAGTGCGAGAGAGTCCACACCTTGCAGTTTGACAAGGAATTCGGACACCATTGGCTCGCCTGGTTCAACAACTCGGCCTACTAAGTTCACTGTCAGCAGTAAGAGGCAGGCATCGCCCATCGTCCCAACTGACCCTGAAATGGAAGAGCTTTTTGCAGGCCCCGAACAACTCCAACAAAGTAGATTTATAGAAAG GTACAACTTCGATGTGGCGAAAGATCAACCCCTTCCTGGGCGCTATGAATGGGTGAAATTGGACTCTTAG